In Mercenaria mercenaria strain notata chromosome 14, MADL_Memer_1, whole genome shotgun sequence, the following are encoded in one genomic region:
- the LOC123527539 gene encoding aminopeptidase N-like isoform X2: protein MDGIRLTKRSALLLAIFCVVSLCGTAVAFYYIGTQREEIFETPAVVHNESNIGSILGSADEGGRLPRHIEPLLYKIELFPNIYGLNASDFTFSGSVWIKFKCIVRSQNITLNINKLDLINSSMTAGSLRPNDKFYRGIEILSYDVDTKWQFLIIHLEKILIPYKEYYVSMNFTGLLRNDFAGMYLSTFPYRTTNQYVAATQFSPTDARKAFPCLDEPDRKAQFEITLVRRKDMVSISNMPLLTTESRGLNFVADVYQRTPKMPTYLTAMAVGDLVSITRPARPGLYYTSWSGKETINKTEHALQFGAKILSFFENYFGIPFPLPKQDILAVPETSVGAMENWGLIIFNQDRIFYEEGKYSISNLMQSSITISHELAHQWFGNLVTMDWWSDLFLKEGFAVYFADVGIANVYPEWNFMNHFAVRNMHSVFDADGLVSSHPVYKKLADTTEIRQVFDSISYTKGGCMIRMLNFILGDADFQTGLKKYLENYKYSSVGHADLWKAVEPKPLTYFHPPGVRQVMDTWILQKNYPVITIRQVRPGVLNITQERFLNNPSEAMNDTEISPYNYIWKIPLTYTSNKNSSFSVTYKNIIWMEEKVLLIVDRQLVDLSLPGNWIIANLKQWGYYRVNYEENIWKSLIHQLKDNKTKIDLVNRAQIINDLFSLSKAKIVELKLALSVFEYLRFEDEYVPWLAAITEMSYINNLIRNINAYATFRDVMNHFMTTIFRNLEINKQTLTMEQNLLRSSIFSQAGALEMSIIIQQSKKDFTLWKNENVLLDENIRSTVLCSALQGGTESDWIYVLRKYNTTLNTNEKYAYLSALACTRNEVLQYRLLNLTWDQNTIQARDIGTTLTWLARNPTAVDKVWAHVKNSWQRFLDTFAGSLFLLSSLVSGVTRPFTTAGQLRELEQFIAVTPNLGPAEQAFKQAVEATKSNMLWLTEHQTTVELWLADMARKYGLAPGYPTRRQ, encoded by the exons ATGGACGGAATACGTCTTACGAAACGTTCAG CGCTGCTGTTAGCAATATTTTGTGTCGTGTCGCTGTGTGGGACAGCTGTCGCCTTCTACTATATTGGAACACAACGGGAGGAGATTTTTGAAACTCCAGCCGTTGTACACAATGAATCAAATATCGGCAGTATCCTAGGCAGTGCAGATGAAGGTGGCCGTCTCCCAAGGCATATCGAACCgttattatataaaatagaaCTATTTCCTAATATCTACGGATTAAATGCTTCAGATTTCACTTTCAGTGGCAGTGTCTGGATCAAATTCAAATGCATCGTGAGGAGTCAAAATATTACTCTAAATATCAACAAACTTGATTTGATCAACTCTTCTATGACCGCTGGGTCGTTGCGACCGAATGATAAGTTTTACAGAGGAATTGAGATTCTTAGCTACGATGTCGACACAAAATGGCAGTTTTTGATTATACATTTAGAGAAAATCTTGATTCCGTATAAAGAGTATTACGTCAGTATGAATTTTACAGGACTACTACGAAACGATTTTGCTGGCATGTACCTCAGTACGTTCCCATATAGAACAACAAATCAGTACGTAGCCGCGACACAATTTTCGCCAACAGATGCTCGGAAAGCGTTCCCGTGTCTTGATGAACCTGACCGCAAAGCCCAGTTTGAAATAACATTGGTCAGGCGAAAGGACATGGTCAGTATATCAAACATGCCTTTACTAACTACAGAATCAAGAGGCTTAAACTTTGTTGCAGATGTCTACCAGAGGACCCCTAAGATGCCGACGTATCTCACCGCAATGGCGGTTGGTGACCTTGTTTCAATAACCCGACCAGCTAGGCCTGGTCTTTATTACACTTCATGGTCCGGAAAAGAGACgataaataaaactgaacatgCGTTGCAATTTGGTGCTaaaattttatccttttttgaaaattattttggaATACCTTTTCCATTGCCAAAACAGGACATTCTGGCGGTCCCAGAAACGTCAGTTGGTGCCATGGAAAATTGGGGGCTGATCATATTTAATCAGGATAGGATATTTTACGAAGAGGGCAAATACAGTATAAGTAACCTCATGCAATCGTCAATAACTATCTCACATGAGCTTGCTCACCAGTGGTTTGGAAACCTTGTTACAATGGACTGGTGGAGCGATTTGTTCCTTAAGGAGGGGTTTGCCGTATATTTTGCAGACGTGGGTATAGCTAACGTATATCCCGAATGGAATTTCATGAATCATTTCGCCGTAAGAAATATGCATAGCGTTTTCGATGCCGATGGCTTAGTTTCGTCACATCCGGTATACAAGAAACTTGCAGACACTACGGAAATAAGACAGGTCTTTGATTCTATTTCCTACACTAAAGGTGGCTGCATGATCAGGATGCTCAATTTTATTCTTGGCGATGCCGATTTCCAAACCggtttgaaaaaatatcttgaaaactACAAATATTCCAGTGTTGGTCACGCTGATCTTTGGAAAGCTGTTGAGCCTAAACCTTTGACATATTTCCACCCTCCTGGAGTACGTCAAGTTATGGACACATGGATTTTACAGAAAAACTACCCAGTTATAACAATACGGCAAGTGAGACCGGGTGTACTAAATATCACCCAAGAGCGTTTTCTAAATAACCCAAGCGAAGCAATGAATGACACTGAAATTTCGCCTTACAATTACATATGGAAGATTCCACTGACGTACACATCGAACAAGAATAGTTCTTTTTCAGTGACGTACAAGAATATTATCTGGATGGAAGAAAAAGTGCTACTGATTGTTGACCGACAGCTTGTAGACTTGTCGTTGCCTGGCAATTGGATTAttgcaaatttaaaacaatgggGGTATTACAGGGTGAATTACGAAGAAAACATCTGGAAAAGTTTGATACATCAGTTAAAAGACAACAAGACAAAAATAGATTTGGTGAACAGAGCTCAAATTATAAATGATCTTTTCAGTTTAAGCAAGGCAAAAATTGTTGAATTAAAATTAGCCTTATCAGTTTTCGAATACCTCAGGTTCGAGGATGAATATGTGCCGTGGCTGGCAGCTATAACTGAAATGAGTTATATTAATAATCTAATTCGTAACATCAACGCATATGCAACATTCAGAGACGTCATGAATCATTTCATGACAACTATTTTTAGAAACctagaaataaataaacagactCTTACGATGGAACAAAATTTGCTaagatcttcaatattttctcaaGCCGGTGCCTTAGAAATGAGTATTATTATTCAGCAGTCAAAGAAAGATTTTACGCTctggaaaaatgaaaatgttttactaGATGAGAATATAAGGTCAACCGTTCTATGTTCCGCATTACAAGGAGGTACTGAATCTGACTGGATTTATGTGCTACGGAAGTATAACACTACGcttaatacaaatgaaaaatatgcctATCTTAGTGCGTTAGCTTGTACAAGGAATGAGGTTTTACAGTACCGACTTCTGAATCTAACTTGGGACCAAAACACGATTCAAGCCCGTGATATTGGGACAACATTGACATGGTTGGCACGAAATCCAACCGCTGTTGATAAAGTTTGGGCACACGTGAAAAACAGCTGGCAACGATTCTTGGATACATTTGCTGGAAGTTTATTTCTTCTGAGTTCATTGGTCAGTGGAGTAACTAGACCGTTCACAACTGCTGGACAACTCCGAGAACTGGAACAGTTTATTGCTGTTACACCTAACTTAGGGCCTGCTGAACAGGCGTTTAAACAGGCTGTAGAAGCAACGAAATCTAATATGCTCTGGCTTACAGAACATCAGACAACGGTGGAACTATGGCTTGCAGATATGGCGAGAAAATATGGACTTGCACCAGGATATCCTACACGACGACAATAA
- the LOC123527539 gene encoding aminopeptidase N-like isoform X1, whose amino-acid sequence MDGIRLSQRSLLMEDMSVSMRTKDGIRLSECSALLLAIFCVVSLCGTAVAFYYIGTQREEIFETPAVVHNESNIGSILGSADEGGRLPRHIEPLLYKIELFPNIYGLNASDFTFSGSVWIKFKCIVRSQNITLNINKLDLINSSMTAGSLRPNDKFYRGIEILSYDVDTKWQFLIIHLEKILIPYKEYYVSMNFTGLLRNDFAGMYLSTFPYRTTNQYVAATQFSPTDARKAFPCLDEPDRKAQFEITLVRRKDMVSISNMPLLTTESRGLNFVADVYQRTPKMPTYLTAMAVGDLVSITRPARPGLYYTSWSGKETINKTEHALQFGAKILSFFENYFGIPFPLPKQDILAVPETSVGAMENWGLIIFNQDRIFYEEGKYSISNLMQSSITISHELAHQWFGNLVTMDWWSDLFLKEGFAVYFADVGIANVYPEWNFMNHFAVRNMHSVFDADGLVSSHPVYKKLADTTEIRQVFDSISYTKGGCMIRMLNFILGDADFQTGLKKYLENYKYSSVGHADLWKAVEPKPLTYFHPPGVRQVMDTWILQKNYPVITIRQVRPGVLNITQERFLNNPSEAMNDTEISPYNYIWKIPLTYTSNKNSSFSVTYKNIIWMEEKVLLIVDRQLVDLSLPGNWIIANLKQWGYYRVNYEENIWKSLIHQLKDNKTKIDLVNRAQIINDLFSLSKAKIVELKLALSVFEYLRFEDEYVPWLAAITEMSYINNLIRNINAYATFRDVMNHFMTTIFRNLEINKQTLTMEQNLLRSSIFSQAGALEMSIIIQQSKKDFTLWKNENVLLDENIRSTVLCSALQGGTESDWIYVLRKYNTTLNTNEKYAYLSALACTRNEVLQYRLLNLTWDQNTIQARDIGTTLTWLARNPTAVDKVWAHVKNSWQRFLDTFAGSLFLLSSLVSGVTRPFTTAGQLRELEQFIAVTPNLGPAEQAFKQAVEATKSNMLWLTEHQTTVELWLADMARKYGLAPGYPTRRQ is encoded by the exons atGGATGGAATACGCCTTTCTCAACGTTCTTTGTTAATGGAAGACATGTCTGTCAGTATGAGAACTAAGGACGGAATACGTCTTTCAGAATGTtcag CGCTGCTGTTAGCAATATTTTGTGTCGTGTCGCTGTGTGGGACAGCTGTCGCCTTCTACTATATTGGAACACAACGGGAGGAGATTTTTGAAACTCCAGCCGTTGTACACAATGAATCAAATATCGGCAGTATCCTAGGCAGTGCAGATGAAGGTGGCCGTCTCCCAAGGCATATCGAACCgttattatataaaatagaaCTATTTCCTAATATCTACGGATTAAATGCTTCAGATTTCACTTTCAGTGGCAGTGTCTGGATCAAATTCAAATGCATCGTGAGGAGTCAAAATATTACTCTAAATATCAACAAACTTGATTTGATCAACTCTTCTATGACCGCTGGGTCGTTGCGACCGAATGATAAGTTTTACAGAGGAATTGAGATTCTTAGCTACGATGTCGACACAAAATGGCAGTTTTTGATTATACATTTAGAGAAAATCTTGATTCCGTATAAAGAGTATTACGTCAGTATGAATTTTACAGGACTACTACGAAACGATTTTGCTGGCATGTACCTCAGTACGTTCCCATATAGAACAACAAATCAGTACGTAGCCGCGACACAATTTTCGCCAACAGATGCTCGGAAAGCGTTCCCGTGTCTTGATGAACCTGACCGCAAAGCCCAGTTTGAAATAACATTGGTCAGGCGAAAGGACATGGTCAGTATATCAAACATGCCTTTACTAACTACAGAATCAAGAGGCTTAAACTTTGTTGCAGATGTCTACCAGAGGACCCCTAAGATGCCGACGTATCTCACCGCAATGGCGGTTGGTGACCTTGTTTCAATAACCCGACCAGCTAGGCCTGGTCTTTATTACACTTCATGGTCCGGAAAAGAGACgataaataaaactgaacatgCGTTGCAATTTGGTGCTaaaattttatccttttttgaaaattattttggaATACCTTTTCCATTGCCAAAACAGGACATTCTGGCGGTCCCAGAAACGTCAGTTGGTGCCATGGAAAATTGGGGGCTGATCATATTTAATCAGGATAGGATATTTTACGAAGAGGGCAAATACAGTATAAGTAACCTCATGCAATCGTCAATAACTATCTCACATGAGCTTGCTCACCAGTGGTTTGGAAACCTTGTTACAATGGACTGGTGGAGCGATTTGTTCCTTAAGGAGGGGTTTGCCGTATATTTTGCAGACGTGGGTATAGCTAACGTATATCCCGAATGGAATTTCATGAATCATTTCGCCGTAAGAAATATGCATAGCGTTTTCGATGCCGATGGCTTAGTTTCGTCACATCCGGTATACAAGAAACTTGCAGACACTACGGAAATAAGACAGGTCTTTGATTCTATTTCCTACACTAAAGGTGGCTGCATGATCAGGATGCTCAATTTTATTCTTGGCGATGCCGATTTCCAAACCggtttgaaaaaatatcttgaaaactACAAATATTCCAGTGTTGGTCACGCTGATCTTTGGAAAGCTGTTGAGCCTAAACCTTTGACATATTTCCACCCTCCTGGAGTACGTCAAGTTATGGACACATGGATTTTACAGAAAAACTACCCAGTTATAACAATACGGCAAGTGAGACCGGGTGTACTAAATATCACCCAAGAGCGTTTTCTAAATAACCCAAGCGAAGCAATGAATGACACTGAAATTTCGCCTTACAATTACATATGGAAGATTCCACTGACGTACACATCGAACAAGAATAGTTCTTTTTCAGTGACGTACAAGAATATTATCTGGATGGAAGAAAAAGTGCTACTGATTGTTGACCGACAGCTTGTAGACTTGTCGTTGCCTGGCAATTGGATTAttgcaaatttaaaacaatgggGGTATTACAGGGTGAATTACGAAGAAAACATCTGGAAAAGTTTGATACATCAGTTAAAAGACAACAAGACAAAAATAGATTTGGTGAACAGAGCTCAAATTATAAATGATCTTTTCAGTTTAAGCAAGGCAAAAATTGTTGAATTAAAATTAGCCTTATCAGTTTTCGAATACCTCAGGTTCGAGGATGAATATGTGCCGTGGCTGGCAGCTATAACTGAAATGAGTTATATTAATAATCTAATTCGTAACATCAACGCATATGCAACATTCAGAGACGTCATGAATCATTTCATGACAACTATTTTTAGAAACctagaaataaataaacagactCTTACGATGGAACAAAATTTGCTaagatcttcaatattttctcaaGCCGGTGCCTTAGAAATGAGTATTATTATTCAGCAGTCAAAGAAAGATTTTACGCTctggaaaaatgaaaatgttttactaGATGAGAATATAAGGTCAACCGTTCTATGTTCCGCATTACAAGGAGGTACTGAATCTGACTGGATTTATGTGCTACGGAAGTATAACACTACGcttaatacaaatgaaaaatatgcctATCTTAGTGCGTTAGCTTGTACAAGGAATGAGGTTTTACAGTACCGACTTCTGAATCTAACTTGGGACCAAAACACGATTCAAGCCCGTGATATTGGGACAACATTGACATGGTTGGCACGAAATCCAACCGCTGTTGATAAAGTTTGGGCACACGTGAAAAACAGCTGGCAACGATTCTTGGATACATTTGCTGGAAGTTTATTTCTTCTGAGTTCATTGGTCAGTGGAGTAACTAGACCGTTCACAACTGCTGGACAACTCCGAGAACTGGAACAGTTTATTGCTGTTACACCTAACTTAGGGCCTGCTGAACAGGCGTTTAAACAGGCTGTAGAAGCAACGAAATCTAATATGCTCTGGCTTACAGAACATCAGACAACGGTGGAACTATGGCTTGCAGATATGGCGAGAAAATATGGACTTGCACCAGGATATCCTACACGACGACAATAA
- the LOC123527539 gene encoding aminopeptidase N-like isoform X3 translates to MRSLSEALLLAIFCVVSLCGTAVAFYYIGTQREEIFETPAVVHNESNIGSILGSADEGGRLPRHIEPLLYKIELFPNIYGLNASDFTFSGSVWIKFKCIVRSQNITLNINKLDLINSSMTAGSLRPNDKFYRGIEILSYDVDTKWQFLIIHLEKILIPYKEYYVSMNFTGLLRNDFAGMYLSTFPYRTTNQYVAATQFSPTDARKAFPCLDEPDRKAQFEITLVRRKDMVSISNMPLLTTESRGLNFVADVYQRTPKMPTYLTAMAVGDLVSITRPARPGLYYTSWSGKETINKTEHALQFGAKILSFFENYFGIPFPLPKQDILAVPETSVGAMENWGLIIFNQDRIFYEEGKYSISNLMQSSITISHELAHQWFGNLVTMDWWSDLFLKEGFAVYFADVGIANVYPEWNFMNHFAVRNMHSVFDADGLVSSHPVYKKLADTTEIRQVFDSISYTKGGCMIRMLNFILGDADFQTGLKKYLENYKYSSVGHADLWKAVEPKPLTYFHPPGVRQVMDTWILQKNYPVITIRQVRPGVLNITQERFLNNPSEAMNDTEISPYNYIWKIPLTYTSNKNSSFSVTYKNIIWMEEKVLLIVDRQLVDLSLPGNWIIANLKQWGYYRVNYEENIWKSLIHQLKDNKTKIDLVNRAQIINDLFSLSKAKIVELKLALSVFEYLRFEDEYVPWLAAITEMSYINNLIRNINAYATFRDVMNHFMTTIFRNLEINKQTLTMEQNLLRSSIFSQAGALEMSIIIQQSKKDFTLWKNENVLLDENIRSTVLCSALQGGTESDWIYVLRKYNTTLNTNEKYAYLSALACTRNEVLQYRLLNLTWDQNTIQARDIGTTLTWLARNPTAVDKVWAHVKNSWQRFLDTFAGSLFLLSSLVSGVTRPFTTAGQLRELEQFIAVTPNLGPAEQAFKQAVEATKSNMLWLTEHQTTVELWLADMARKYGLAPGYPTRRQ, encoded by the exons ATGAGGAGTTTAAGTGAAG CGCTGCTGTTAGCAATATTTTGTGTCGTGTCGCTGTGTGGGACAGCTGTCGCCTTCTACTATATTGGAACACAACGGGAGGAGATTTTTGAAACTCCAGCCGTTGTACACAATGAATCAAATATCGGCAGTATCCTAGGCAGTGCAGATGAAGGTGGCCGTCTCCCAAGGCATATCGAACCgttattatataaaatagaaCTATTTCCTAATATCTACGGATTAAATGCTTCAGATTTCACTTTCAGTGGCAGTGTCTGGATCAAATTCAAATGCATCGTGAGGAGTCAAAATATTACTCTAAATATCAACAAACTTGATTTGATCAACTCTTCTATGACCGCTGGGTCGTTGCGACCGAATGATAAGTTTTACAGAGGAATTGAGATTCTTAGCTACGATGTCGACACAAAATGGCAGTTTTTGATTATACATTTAGAGAAAATCTTGATTCCGTATAAAGAGTATTACGTCAGTATGAATTTTACAGGACTACTACGAAACGATTTTGCTGGCATGTACCTCAGTACGTTCCCATATAGAACAACAAATCAGTACGTAGCCGCGACACAATTTTCGCCAACAGATGCTCGGAAAGCGTTCCCGTGTCTTGATGAACCTGACCGCAAAGCCCAGTTTGAAATAACATTGGTCAGGCGAAAGGACATGGTCAGTATATCAAACATGCCTTTACTAACTACAGAATCAAGAGGCTTAAACTTTGTTGCAGATGTCTACCAGAGGACCCCTAAGATGCCGACGTATCTCACCGCAATGGCGGTTGGTGACCTTGTTTCAATAACCCGACCAGCTAGGCCTGGTCTTTATTACACTTCATGGTCCGGAAAAGAGACgataaataaaactgaacatgCGTTGCAATTTGGTGCTaaaattttatccttttttgaaaattattttggaATACCTTTTCCATTGCCAAAACAGGACATTCTGGCGGTCCCAGAAACGTCAGTTGGTGCCATGGAAAATTGGGGGCTGATCATATTTAATCAGGATAGGATATTTTACGAAGAGGGCAAATACAGTATAAGTAACCTCATGCAATCGTCAATAACTATCTCACATGAGCTTGCTCACCAGTGGTTTGGAAACCTTGTTACAATGGACTGGTGGAGCGATTTGTTCCTTAAGGAGGGGTTTGCCGTATATTTTGCAGACGTGGGTATAGCTAACGTATATCCCGAATGGAATTTCATGAATCATTTCGCCGTAAGAAATATGCATAGCGTTTTCGATGCCGATGGCTTAGTTTCGTCACATCCGGTATACAAGAAACTTGCAGACACTACGGAAATAAGACAGGTCTTTGATTCTATTTCCTACACTAAAGGTGGCTGCATGATCAGGATGCTCAATTTTATTCTTGGCGATGCCGATTTCCAAACCggtttgaaaaaatatcttgaaaactACAAATATTCCAGTGTTGGTCACGCTGATCTTTGGAAAGCTGTTGAGCCTAAACCTTTGACATATTTCCACCCTCCTGGAGTACGTCAAGTTATGGACACATGGATTTTACAGAAAAACTACCCAGTTATAACAATACGGCAAGTGAGACCGGGTGTACTAAATATCACCCAAGAGCGTTTTCTAAATAACCCAAGCGAAGCAATGAATGACACTGAAATTTCGCCTTACAATTACATATGGAAGATTCCACTGACGTACACATCGAACAAGAATAGTTCTTTTTCAGTGACGTACAAGAATATTATCTGGATGGAAGAAAAAGTGCTACTGATTGTTGACCGACAGCTTGTAGACTTGTCGTTGCCTGGCAATTGGATTAttgcaaatttaaaacaatgggGGTATTACAGGGTGAATTACGAAGAAAACATCTGGAAAAGTTTGATACATCAGTTAAAAGACAACAAGACAAAAATAGATTTGGTGAACAGAGCTCAAATTATAAATGATCTTTTCAGTTTAAGCAAGGCAAAAATTGTTGAATTAAAATTAGCCTTATCAGTTTTCGAATACCTCAGGTTCGAGGATGAATATGTGCCGTGGCTGGCAGCTATAACTGAAATGAGTTATATTAATAATCTAATTCGTAACATCAACGCATATGCAACATTCAGAGACGTCATGAATCATTTCATGACAACTATTTTTAGAAACctagaaataaataaacagactCTTACGATGGAACAAAATTTGCTaagatcttcaatattttctcaaGCCGGTGCCTTAGAAATGAGTATTATTATTCAGCAGTCAAAGAAAGATTTTACGCTctggaaaaatgaaaatgttttactaGATGAGAATATAAGGTCAACCGTTCTATGTTCCGCATTACAAGGAGGTACTGAATCTGACTGGATTTATGTGCTACGGAAGTATAACACTACGcttaatacaaatgaaaaatatgcctATCTTAGTGCGTTAGCTTGTACAAGGAATGAGGTTTTACAGTACCGACTTCTGAATCTAACTTGGGACCAAAACACGATTCAAGCCCGTGATATTGGGACAACATTGACATGGTTGGCACGAAATCCAACCGCTGTTGATAAAGTTTGGGCACACGTGAAAAACAGCTGGCAACGATTCTTGGATACATTTGCTGGAAGTTTATTTCTTCTGAGTTCATTGGTCAGTGGAGTAACTAGACCGTTCACAACTGCTGGACAACTCCGAGAACTGGAACAGTTTATTGCTGTTACACCTAACTTAGGGCCTGCTGAACAGGCGTTTAAACAGGCTGTAGAAGCAACGAAATCTAATATGCTCTGGCTTACAGAACATCAGACAACGGTGGAACTATGGCTTGCAGATATGGCGAGAAAATATGGACTTGCACCAGGATATCCTACACGACGACAATAA